The genomic DNA GTGCGGTGGCGCTGGCGATGGCCGAGGAAGCGCGGGTGGGCACCCTGCCCTGCCGCAAGACCGGCGAGATCGAGGTGACGCCTGACCCCGAGGCGATTGAGGCCACGAAGGAGACGCTGGCGGCGAAGCAGGCGCATCTCTTTGCCCCGCATCGCGCGGTGGAAGCGGTGGAGGCCGGCACCGGCCCGTTGGAACCGGGGCTGGCGCTGGAGCGCGAGAAGTTTGCCGCCTGTATCGAAAGCCCGCAGCGGGCCGGGCTGATCCACGCGTTCTTCGCAGAGCGCGCGGTGGAGAAGATCCCCGAGGCGGGTGCCACGCCGCGCGAGGTGGCCACGGTGGGCGTGATCGGCGGCGGCACGATGGGTTCGGGCATTGCGACCGCCTGCCTCAACGCCGGGCTGACCGTGCGGATGAACGAGCGCGACGAGGCGGCGCTGGAGCGGGGCCGCGAGACGGTGGCGGGCAATCTTGAGGGCGCGGTGAAGCGCGGCAAGATGAGCGAGGCCAAGCGGGATGCGGCGCTGGAGCGGTTTTTGCCCTCGACCGCGCTGGAAGACTTTGCCGATTGCGATGTGGTGATTGAGGCGGTGTTTGAAGACATGGGCGTGAAGCGCGATGTCTTCGGGCGGCTGGACAGCATTTGCAAGCCGGGCGCGGTGCTGGCGTCGAACACCTCTTACCTTGATGTGAACGAGATCGCCGCCTGCACCTCGCGCCCCGAGGATGTGGTTGGGCTGCACTTCTTTTCGCCCGCCCATATCATGCGGCTGCTGGAGGTGGTGGTGGCCGAAAAGACCGCGCCCGAGGTGGTGGCGACCGGTTTTGCGCTGGCCAAGAAGCTGCGCAAGGTGGCGGTGCGGGCTGGCGTTTGCGACGGGTTTATCGGCAACAGAATCCTCAGCCATTACAAGAAGGTGGCCGACTACCTGATGCTTGACGGCGCGGCCCCCGAGGAGGTGGACGCGGCGATGGAGGCCTTCGGCTTTGCCATGGGGCCTTTTGCGGTGAGCGACCTTGCGGGGCTGGATATTGGCTGGGCAAACCGCAAGCGGCTGGCCCCGGAGCGGCCCGAGGCGGAGCGCTACGTGGCGGTGGCCGACCGGATTTGCGAGGCGGGCCACTATGGGCGCAAGACCGGGCGCGGGTTTTACATTTACGAGGGGCGCGACAAGCGGCCAGACCCGGAGGTTGCGGCGATCATCGCGCAGGAGCGGGAGAAGGCGGGGGTGACGCCGCGCAGCTTTAGCGCCGAGGCGATTCAGGCCCGGTTTTTGACCGCGATGATCTCGGAAGCGACGCGGGTGCTGGAGGACGGCATTGCGCTGCGACCCATTGATATCGACGCGGTTTTTCTCTTTGGCTACGGCTTTCCGCGCCATCGCGGCGGGCCGATGCACACGGCCGATGTGATCGGTGCCGAAGAGCTTGTGGCGCGGATCGAGCGCTACGCCGAAGAAGACCCCTATTATTGGCAAGTGCCCGATCTGCTGCGTAAAATGGCAGCCGATGGCAGCACATTTGCCGAGATGAACTGAGGACGCCCCATGGACCTGAGCTATTCGCCACAAGAACAAGCCTTTCAGGAAGAGGTGCGCGCCTTTCTGGCCGATGAGTTGCCTGCCGATATTGCAGCGCGGGTGAAGGCCGGTGAGGAGGTTTCCAAGGCGGATACCGAGCGCTGGCACGCGATTTTGCAATCGCGCGGCTGGCTGGCGCAGACATGGCCCGAAGAGCATGGCGGCCCGGGATGGGGGCCGGTGGAGCGGCATATCTTCGACGAAGAAGCCGCGCGGGCCTATGCGCCGCGCATCCTGCCCTTTGGCCTGCAAATGCTGGGGCCGGTGCTGATCAAGTTTGGCAGCGACGAACAGAAGGCGCATTACCTGCCCCGGATTCTGGATGGCACCGACTGGTGGTGCCAAGGCTATTCGGAGCCCGGCGCTGGCTCGGATTTGGCGTCGCTGAAGACGAAGGCGGTGCGCGAGGGCGACGAATATGTGGTGAATGGCCAGAAGACATGGACGACGCTGGGCCAGCACGCCGACTGGATTTTCTGCCTTGTGCGCACCGATGCGGGCGCAAAGCCGCAGGCGGGAATTTCTTTCCTGCTGATCGACATGAAGACACCGGGGATCGAAGTGCGCCCGATCAAGCTGATCGAGGGCGGGCATGAGGTGAACGAGGTGTTCTTTACCGACGTGCGGGTGCCCGCGGAAAACCTCGTGTGGAAAGAGAATGACGGCTGGACGGTGGCCAAGTA from Oceanicola sp. D3 includes the following:
- a CDS encoding acyl-CoA dehydrogenase family protein, which produces MDLSYSPQEQAFQEEVRAFLADELPADIAARVKAGEEVSKADTERWHAILQSRGWLAQTWPEEHGGPGWGPVERHIFDEEAARAYAPRILPFGLQMLGPVLIKFGSDEQKAHYLPRILDGTDWWCQGYSEPGAGSDLASLKTKAVREGDEYVVNGQKTWTTLGQHADWIFCLVRTDAGAKPQAGISFLLIDMKTPGIEVRPIKLIEGGHEVNEVFFTDVRVPAENLVWKENDGWTVAKYLLTHERTGIAGVGFSIAALERVKALAARTMRGGKRLIEDPLFAARLAEVEMDLEAMKIFNLRMLAEAQRVGHPGVETSMLKIRGTEVRQALNDLYRRALGPAAALIPGEAPGGNAALVEPEDEAAAASYFNNRKISIFGGSNEIQKNILTKAMLEL
- a CDS encoding 3-hydroxyacyl-CoA dehydrogenase NAD-binding domain-containing protein translates to MQINDVISIEREGPLALIVIDNPPVNAAGHAVREGLWNAIEAVETDAGIEAVAIYGKGRAFIAGADIKEFGGPRLEPILTDVCNRIEACPKPVVAVLHGSCFGGGLEVAIGCHARVAIPGVKVGFPEVTLGVIPGAGGTQRGPRLMGIGAALSIITTGQRLGHGDALSCGLVDRIEEGEPRAVALAMAEEARVGTLPCRKTGEIEVTPDPEAIEATKETLAAKQAHLFAPHRAVEAVEAGTGPLEPGLALEREKFAACIESPQRAGLIHAFFAERAVEKIPEAGATPREVATVGVIGGGTMGSGIATACLNAGLTVRMNERDEAALERGRETVAGNLEGAVKRGKMSEAKRDAALERFLPSTALEDFADCDVVIEAVFEDMGVKRDVFGRLDSICKPGAVLASNTSYLDVNEIAACTSRPEDVVGLHFFSPAHIMRLLEVVVAEKTAPEVVATGFALAKKLRKVAVRAGVCDGFIGNRILSHYKKVADYLMLDGAAPEEVDAAMEAFGFAMGPFAVSDLAGLDIGWANRKRLAPERPEAERYVAVADRICEAGHYGRKTGRGFYIYEGRDKRPDPEVAAIIAQEREKAGVTPRSFSAEAIQARFLTAMISEATRVLEDGIALRPIDIDAVFLFGYGFPRHRGGPMHTADVIGAEELVARIERYAEEDPYYWQVPDLLRKMAADGSTFAEMN